A part of Amycolatopsis lurida genomic DNA contains:
- a CDS encoding IclR family transcriptional regulator: protein MSQSLDRALTLLSGLAREPKTLDQLAEEIGVHKSTVLRLLRTLETHHFVRREGQRYYRLGSALFDLAQQALEDRDVRRTAQSALAGLNARTGHTVHLASYEDGEVVYIDKFEGRHSVRMYSRIGKRAPLHCTAVGKVLVAAMTPEKQADVVSRIDFFVRTPNTITTPEAYEKELALVADRGYAVDNAEHEDFIHCVAAPVRGPGGVVLAAASVSVPKVLLDYDGLMALVPELIAAAEEASVHSGWTGNRKGKLE from the coding sequence ATGAGCCAGAGCCTGGACAGGGCGCTCACGCTGCTGAGCGGGCTCGCCCGCGAGCCGAAGACATTGGACCAGCTCGCCGAGGAGATCGGCGTGCACAAGTCGACCGTGCTGCGCCTGCTGCGCACCCTGGAGACGCACCACTTCGTGCGCCGGGAAGGACAGCGGTACTACCGGCTGGGCAGTGCGCTCTTCGACCTCGCACAGCAGGCGCTGGAGGATCGCGACGTCCGCCGCACCGCGCAATCCGCGCTCGCCGGGCTCAACGCGCGCACCGGGCACACCGTGCACCTCGCCTCCTATGAGGACGGAGAGGTCGTCTACATCGACAAATTCGAGGGCAGGCACTCGGTGCGGATGTACTCCCGCATCGGGAAACGCGCGCCCCTGCACTGCACCGCCGTCGGCAAGGTGCTCGTCGCGGCGATGACGCCGGAGAAGCAGGCGGACGTGGTGTCGAGGATCGACTTCTTCGTCCGGACGCCGAACACGATCACCACACCCGAGGCCTACGAGAAGGAACTCGCGCTCGTCGCCGACCGCGGTTACGCGGTGGACAACGCCGAGCACGAGGACTTCATCCACTGCGTCGCCGCGCCGGTCCGCGGCCCGGGCGGCGTGGTGCTCGCCGCCGCGTCCGTGTCGGTGCCGAAGGTGCTGCTGGACTACGACGGCCTGATGGCGCTCGTGCCGGAGCTGATCGCCGCCGCCGAGGAAGCTTCCGTCCACAGTGGATGGACGGGGAA